Part of the Oncorhynchus tshawytscha isolate Ot180627B linkage group LG23, Otsh_v2.0, whole genome shotgun sequence genome, tAGAGGTTTATGTGCCGTTTTTTTAGCTCAtctaatgctattctacacattttgccatgaggctgagagaaaatgtaagATTTTTAATTTTAAATTCAAACTAAAATATAGGTGTGTAGAATGTGATAAAGGCGCTGGATTTTGAGCTGTCTTGTTTGCTAAATGAACAAATGAAATAGGTAGTGGCATGGttcatatagccatagaagcacagtgacatatGCCTCAATGCAGTCATATTCGTTGCTCATTGGGGGTATGGCTTTCAGTTAGTTCTTTTTGGCAAGTGATGTCATTCCAGGTCATCTGTTTTGTTATATTTAATCAAATCTGACTAACCCAGTGCACTGCTTGCTATGTTTGCATATTTAGGTAAAATACATATTATCCCATTTGGAACACTGACAAGTAAAGAgcattacattttaaaaaaaataataataaatcaaaatCTGAGTGGACCTCTTTTTTTTTCCTGAGTGGACCCACTCAGGCTCTGCCTTGCCTACACCTCTGATCTCCACACTGCTCACAGTCACATGTGGAGAACAGTGTTTGCAATCCATAGGGCCTCTGTTCAGGACAGGTGTATATGTGCAGATGGGAACACGGCAGGATCCTCTTCTGGACGCTAAAGGACAAACACTCAAGCTAAAACAAGCATAGGATACACAAAGCTATCTACATTTGCACTGCCAACATTAACAATGCTGTTGTTTTCCCAAAGGTGTTAATTTGGGATAATTCCCCTAATTTCTACTGGTTTGTAAAaaccatgtaaaaaaaacatttgtcccttggacaaataataaaataatattatCTCGTAGTGACTTGGCTTGTAGGTGGGTCAACACAATTTatggtaacatggtctatatctttgttttagtccCTGTTATCACAGTTCAATTTAGAGACATTACCTCCTCATCGCTATGAACACAACAGAAGAAACACAAGTTCACAACACTCCACTACAATAACCCTGATATACAGTAAGCCTCTCACCCCTTCTCATTTTCCAGTCATGTCCAGCTGCTGCTTGCCAACCATTTCTGAGACTGTGTTCGGTCGGCAGCTAACGAGTCTGGGCGCCTCACTCTCGGAGTGCGCGCTACAGCTGTTGCCCTCGCCTAAGGGAAGGGTAGTGGTCGAGTCTCCCCCTACGTGCCTCTGGCAGCACCCCAGCCCCTCACTCAGGCCCCCCAACAGCCGCATCAGTGCCACCCTCAGCTCCCGGCAGCGCAGGGCATACAGCAGTGGGTTGACGGCTGAGTTGACCAGGCACATGGTGCTGCAGAAAGCAAAGGCCCTCTGCTGGGTGTGTGTGAGCTGCACCGAGATGTCTGCCAGCATGAAGGAGAGGGTCGGCAGCCAACAGCCCACCATTATGAGTAGAATCAGGCCCAGGGTACGTGCCAATCGGATGTCCAGCCGCATGCGGGCCTGACCACCGGTAGGCGCCCCCTGGAGGCCCGTCATGGACGCCTCATGCCGATTGGCCCTCCACAGGATCAGGGCGTAGGCGCTCAGGATGAGTGACAGCAGCACCAGGATGAAGCTGACCCAGCAGGCCAGGTAGCGGTGGTCGATGTATGGGAAGAGGCGCGAGCATGGCGGGCTGAGCCCTGTGGGGCACCTCCAGCCCAtcagagggaggaaagagatgaGGATGGTGGCGCTCCACAGGGCAAGGAGAGCCAACAGGGCCCTGCGGCGCGTCAACACCACTTTATAACTCGACGCCTGATGTATACACAGATAGCGGTCCAGAGCAGTCAGCAGAAGACTTCCCACCGAGCCGGTGAAAGCCATCGTCACCCCGCCCAGCTTGAAGAGGTAGGCGATGGGGCCATCAAGGCGGTGGAACAGGTGGAAGTCCAGGAAGCTGGTGGTGAAGAAGCAGCTGGCAAAGACGTCGGCCAGGGCCAGGCTGCCGATGAAGAGGTAGGAGGGGCGCTGGCGCAGGGAGGCTGTGGCGGCGATCACACCCAGGACCAAAGCATTCTCCAGGAAAGTGAAGGGTCCGGCCAGGAAACAGATGGAGCCGATGGCTGTCTTCTCCGCCTCGAACAGAACCATATAGCACTTCAGGTCCGCACAGGACCGGTTGACTGTTGACACAGGAACACAATTCAGACATCAGTGATTGGCTTATGTTGTATGGCAGCCAATGTCAACTCACATTACCAATCATTATCATCCTTATATTTCATGCGTCTCTATTACAAAGTTATTCTATTTAAAATATAATGACATAATATTCTAATATACATACCCAGAGGTGATGTGGGGGTGCTGCCATTGTCTTTGGACATCATGGCCCCTACAGGTTtgtcccatccatccatctctttcaGGTCAGGAGTTAGCTCTGAGATCTACTTAGAGGTGCAGAGGGGAAATGTATGAACATTGTTCTCATACTGTACATACCCATAGAAATGCAGATGGGTCACAAATCATCAGACAGTACCAAATGTGACCACTGGATGGAGACATTATCTCTGATTGCTTAAACAGAATTTCCTGAATGGTGGATCTCAAATTGTACTTCCTTGACTTTTCGCATGTCCGTTCCTCGCTTCCTTCTCAAAACGCATCGGAGGAGACGGTCCAAGGGGAGGAACCCCTGACCCTTTCCTCCAATGCGTTGTGAGAAGGAATTGCCTCCTTTCGGAATCATTTCAGGGTCTCTTTATGGCGAAAATGTGCTAATAAATGTCTTGAGAATGTGTTTAATTCAAAAACCAGCAGAAAATGAAACAACCATTTAAACACGGGGACCTGTTTTATCACCTCAAAACAAAACTCTGTCTATTTACAGCAGAGAAAAATCCATCCCTTCTAGCCCACCTCAAGAGGCACGGTAAAAACAAATGCATCATCAATAGACATAAAGATACCTCTAGATATGTCTCACTTCGACCTTGATGCTCTCacttttcaagctcaacagtttcccgtgtgtatcaagaatggtcccccaAAGGACAtcgagccaacttgacacaattgtgggaagcattgggtcagcatccctggggaacgcttttgacaccttgtagagtccatgccccgacgaattgaggctgttctgagggcaaaaaggggtgcaactcaatattaggtaggtgttcctaatgtgttgtacactcagtatatgtcTCTCTCGCAatgcgtgggaatacttatgaacatatttccaaaattaaaatgacTTTGAGCTGATTTCCTAGTGATTTTACGGGTCAACATCTAAATATTGCTCCCAGTGTTGATCAAAGCTCAGAACACTTATATTCTTGATCGGACTGAGTTCTGATCGCACTTGCCTCTATGGGAACAAGTGGAATCATATTCGCCTGCGTCATCCTGGATTTGCCTCCATGGACGTGAAACAAACTACCCCAGCTCGCAGTCGGCTCAATAGGCAACTAGTCTAGAGATGCTGCTGACGTTGTGCAAACTCACTGCACACCCCTCTACTCCTCAATGCAGAAGTGCAGAATAGATCATGTGTCTCCTGTGTACACACTTTTGTCTCCTGAATACAAACCAAGTAAACTTACTGATAAGTCTACATGCTCCCTTGAGAACCTTTAGGATCTCGAAATGAAGTCAGTCGGCACTCTTAAGTTGAGCCAGATGAAGTGTTATGAAATGGGCCTACCTGTGGCGACAGGTGTGGTAGAGACTTCCCACTGTTTGCTCTGTGAATCCTGCCGGAGATGATTTTGGACCGGTAAGAGTGAGATTTTTGGAAAGAGTGGATTCCTGCTTTTTGGCCGTTGTGTCAAGCTGGGTAAAGGACACACTGGGAATGGTTAGAACTGTGAAAGTTTTGAGAAGTGgaaatctttttatttttttgtgcatCCTCTGCCCAGTGGAAGCGGGCGCTTTGCATCACGCGACTCAGGGCTCAACCTGTGTAGTGCTTTGCTCTCTGGAGCAGGGCGCCGCTAAAAGGAGTGATCAGTGGGGTAGCGTTTATTGTAGAGGTGGATCATATGAAAAATAATATTCCTGGTGTTTGTGACACCCGCCTTTTGGCGAGACTGAGAATACCTTGTCTGTCTTGTTGAGCTTTGACACAGAGGTTAAGTTATATTTGCTGTTCTGTGAGGGCCTATGTTACAAACCCGCTACAGTGATTTAGGTGCCAATAATTTGGACATGTTGCAGCCGTGTGTAGAAGGGAGTTCCCACGATGTGAGAAATGTTTAGGAGGACATAGTCAGAGGAAGTGTACAGTTGGAATAGAGAAAACAATGTGTGACAACTGTGGGGGTGTCCATGCCGCAGGTGATCCAAAGTGCCCTGTGTAAGAGAGACGGGTTGAGAT contains:
- the LOC112222636 gene encoding cannabinoid receptor 2-like, whose protein sequence is MDGWDKPVGAMMSKDNGSTPTSPLVNRSCADLKCYMVLFEAEKTAIGSICFLAGPFTFLENALVLGVIAATASLRQRPSYLFIGSLALADVFASCFFTTSFLDFHLFHRLDGPIAYLFKLGGVTMAFTGSVGSLLLTALDRYLCIHQASSYKVVLTRRRALLALLALWSATILISFLPLMGWRCPTGLSPPCSRLFPYIDHRYLACWVSFILVLLSLILSAYALILWRANRHEASMTGLQGAPTGGQARMRLDIRLARTLGLILLIMVGCWLPTLSFMLADISVQLTHTQQRAFAFCSTMCLVNSAVNPLLYALRCRELRVALMRLLGGLSEGLGCCQRHVGGDSTTTLPLGEGNSCSAHSESEAPRLVSCRPNTVSEMVGKQQLDMTGK